A genomic window from Anthocerotibacter panamensis C109 includes:
- a CDS encoding IS630 family transposase, with translation MDTLNAFLDGNPDPREYKRALAVKMALQGYPYVKIMSLLNVCAAFISKWKSNFLFAGVEGLKLAYRGFPGRLNPEQKQEIITWLQQRNYWNIEAWADFIYEHYQVEFSSRQSYSALLHKAGITWKKAQGVNPKKDEEQVASKKEIMEKLKAWEPEVKAGRAVVLTLDECHLNWGDMKGYVWGKVGEKAQISIVNDRERQTYYGALNCVSGRFHITPSKKGDSQETIHFIKYLQKEYPGIKLKLFWDGASYHDSEDIRNFLSEENKGLERKDWKVECIQFAPYAPEQNPTEDIWKCGKKFIRECWHLCK, from the coding sequence ATGGACACACTAAATGCTTTTTTAGATGGCAACCCCGACCCACGGGAGTACAAGAGAGCCTTGGCAGTCAAAATGGCTCTTCAAGGCTATCCGTATGTAAAAATCATGAGCCTACTCAATGTTTGTGCTGCGTTTATCAGTAAATGGAAATCTAATTTCCTATTTGCTGGAGTGGAAGGATTAAAGTTAGCCTATCGCGGTTTTCCTGGTCGTCTTAACCCAGAACAAAAGCAAGAAATAATTACTTGGTTGCAGCAAAGAAATTATTGGAATATCGAAGCGTGGGCAGACTTTATCTATGAGCATTATCAAGTTGAGTTTTCCTCACGGCAAAGTTATTCTGCTTTATTGCATAAAGCAGGTATTACTTGGAAAAAGGCTCAAGGCGTGAATCCTAAAAAAGACGAAGAGCAAGTGGCTTCAAAAAAAGAAATTATGGAGAAGCTTAAAGCGTGGGAACCCGAGGTTAAAGCTGGACGGGCTGTGGTTCTTACCTTAGACGAGTGTCATCTTAATTGGGGAGATATGAAGGGTTATGTTTGGGGTAAAGTTGGTGAAAAGGCTCAAATTTCCATAGTCAATGACCGAGAGCGCCAGACATACTATGGAGCCTTAAATTGTGTGAGTGGTAGGTTTCATATCACCCCTTCTAAGAAGGGAGATTCACAGGAAACCATACACTTTATCAAGTATTTACAAAAAGAATATCCGGGCATTAAGTTGAAATTGTTTTGGGATGGAGCGAGCTACCACGATTCAGAGGATATTAGAAATTTTCTGTCAGAGGAAAATAAAGGTCTAGAGCGCAAAGATTGGAAAGTAGAATGTATACAATTTGCTCCTTATGCCCCAGAGCAAAATCCAACAGAAGATATTTGGAAATGTGGCAAAAAGTTCATCCGAGAGTGTTGGCACTTATGCAAATAA
- a CDS encoding DUF6861 domain-containing protein: protein MSIYESRKPKSSSSNHIPQPPKASTFKPPVVQTQPVEDGEVMPKMTSAADWWRSSGLVHEAGLAGLQFKLTLGQPADQYEQEADRVVQAQPEEVAGMPKMTSAADWWRSSGLVHEAGLAGLQFKLTIGQPADQYEQEADRVAAQVVSQINAPQPSQQVQRQQQTEPSLTQPGAQVLAHQLQREPQLEAPTLGKDKDIAQQSFQKLSDLKEAVVRSAEYLPQAVGARVEESLRGVLIGLMIALVGAVGIVAVTTAVGAALGALAGGVGALPGAAAGAQVGVAILEWLGLGMLALWLGERLVQLGEQFASFIATAWSADGDQQAIDRAAHAFADAVGVLLVLILEAIVLWATQKGLTQVLAELKKTRFGQWIGESRLAEWLRGQLRVPPLNAKSLVIDSNVVIALNKLKQGLPLQAGEQALVNRFNTLGDVEVRLTDTTIAEVKDAKITFKEVPLTVQRTSPEYQAILQVLEKANVGKAKGVNDRAIVADVFFSRAEPGVTPKLATMDPGIFNNLAVIAGINPAKLGKSIPDIYPNGFNVTIQGRTIQVIPLPKK, encoded by the coding sequence ATGTCCATCTATGAGTCACGTAAGCCAAAATCTTCCTCCTCCAACCACATCCCCCAACCGCCCAAGGCATCTACGTTTAAGCCGCCGGTGGTTCAGACGCAGCCCGTGGAAGATGGGGAGGTGATGCCCAAAATGACTTCTGCTGCCGATTGGTGGCGCAGTAGTGGCCTCGTGCACGAAGCGGGATTGGCAGGGCTGCAATTCAAGCTCACCCTCGGGCAACCGGCAGACCAATATGAGCAAGAAGCGGACCGGGTGGTTCAAGCACAGCCCGAAGAGGTAGCAGGGATGCCCAAAATGACTTCTGCTGCCGATTGGTGGCGCAGTAGTGGCCTCGTGCACGAAGCGGGGTTGGCAGGGCTGCAATTCAAGCTCACCATCGGGCAACCGGCAGACCAATATGAGCAAGAAGCAGACCGGGTAGCCGCTCAAGTGGTCAGTCAAATTAATGCTCCACAACCCAGTCAACAGGTCCAACGACAACAACAGACCGAGCCCAGCCTTACACAACCTGGGGCTCAGGTGTTGGCCCATCAACTCCAACGTGAGCCCCAGCTAGAAGCACCCACCCTAGGCAAGGACAAAGATATTGCCCAGCAATCCTTTCAGAAACTCTCTGACCTCAAAGAGGCGGTGGTGCGCTCCGCTGAATACCTCCCACAAGCAGTGGGCGCACGAGTTGAGGAGTCACTCCGTGGTGTACTGATTGGACTGATGATAGCTCTGGTAGGGGCAGTTGGTATCGTAGCGGTCACCACAGCAGTAGGGGCGGCGCTAGGGGCACTGGCAGGCGGCGTTGGGGCGCTCCCAGGCGCGGCGGCGGGGGCTCAGGTAGGCGTAGCCATCCTGGAATGGTTGGGCTTGGGCATGTTGGCGCTCTGGTTGGGGGAGCGCCTCGTCCAGCTTGGGGAGCAGTTTGCCAGTTTTATTGCCACTGCCTGGAGTGCCGATGGGGATCAACAGGCCATTGACCGGGCAGCTCACGCCTTTGCTGACGCGGTGGGTGTGTTGCTGGTCTTGATTCTAGAGGCGATAGTTCTATGGGCCACGCAGAAGGGCTTAACCCAGGTTTTAGCTGAACTGAAAAAGACGCGCTTTGGTCAATGGATTGGCGAGAGCCGCCTTGCGGAATGGCTGCGCGGTCAACTGCGCGTCCCCCCGCTCAATGCCAAGTCGCTGGTAATTGACTCGAACGTGGTGATTGCCCTGAATAAGTTGAAGCAGGGTTTGCCCTTGCAAGCAGGGGAACAAGCTCTGGTTAACCGCTTCAATACTTTGGGGGACGTCGAAGTACGATTGACGGACACTACGATTGCCGAAGTCAAAGATGCCAAGATTACGTTTAAAGAAGTCCCATTGACAGTCCAGCGCACCAGTCCTGAGTACCAAGCTATTCTTCAGGTACTGGAGAAGGCTAATGTAGGAAAAGCAAAAGGTGTAAATGACCGTGCAATCGTAGCTGATGTCTTTTTCTCCAGGGCTGAGCCTGGGGTTACACCGAAGTTAGCTACTATGGACCCAGGGATATTTAATAATTTGGCTGTGATTGCAGGAATTAATCCAGCCAAGCTAGGAAAATCAATACCAGATATTTATCCTAATGGCTTCAATGTTACAATTCAGGGTAGGACTATTCAAGTAATACCTCTACCCAAGAAGTAA
- a CDS encoding radical SAM/SPASM domain-containing protein, with amino-acid sequence MRVHIELTSQCNFNCAFCPEADLLRPKRAMDWDLLVKILHELAETGLADYITFHVLGEPMLYPRFFEAVALAVELGLPLHLTTNGSTFALRPQDRELLTRLPLTKVILSLQTPDAKTFDLRGAPPRLTAEDYFAGILAYVQEHLASPSPTRVHLKFMDTSPHPLLVPHRPLHILDSRQALISEMERWLEPLGLTADCSGLKAGRWNVLPVPTAGGPPRLFLESFPLDSWANSALEEVYPARWGYCNGAAGQVGILQDGRVVPCCKDYEGVITLGDLNHQTLQAVLADQPACHLREGFDRLQVRHSHCQQCMGADSQNKTLLRQGASALYFKIYKPLHALLGKPLEN; translated from the coding sequence ATGCGCGTCCATATCGAACTGACGAGCCAGTGTAACTTCAACTGCGCCTTCTGCCCGGAGGCGGACCTGCTGAGGCCCAAGCGGGCCATGGACTGGGACTTGCTGGTAAAAATTCTCCATGAACTGGCCGAGACAGGGCTTGCGGACTACATCACATTCCATGTACTTGGGGAGCCCATGCTCTACCCCCGCTTTTTTGAGGCAGTAGCCTTGGCCGTAGAACTTGGCCTCCCGCTACACCTGACCACCAACGGCAGTACTTTTGCCCTCAGACCCCAGGACCGTGAGCTTTTGACGCGCCTGCCGCTGACCAAAGTGATCCTTTCGCTCCAGACCCCGGACGCCAAAACCTTCGATTTGAGAGGAGCCCCTCCCCGGCTCACCGCCGAGGACTATTTCGCGGGTATCCTCGCCTATGTCCAGGAACATCTGGCTAGTCCTTCCCCCACGCGGGTGCACTTAAAATTTATGGACACCAGTCCCCATCCGCTGCTAGTCCCCCACCGCCCCCTGCACATCCTGGATAGCCGTCAGGCCCTCATCAGCGAGATGGAGCGCTGGCTGGAGCCGTTGGGGCTGACCGCCGACTGCTCTGGCCTCAAAGCAGGCCGCTGGAACGTCCTGCCGGTACCTACAGCAGGAGGACCGCCCCGGCTTTTTTTGGAATCCTTCCCGCTTGATAGTTGGGCGAACAGCGCCTTAGAGGAGGTCTACCCGGCCCGTTGGGGCTACTGCAACGGGGCGGCAGGACAGGTGGGGATACTCCAGGACGGCAGGGTTGTCCCCTGTTGTAAAGACTACGAGGGGGTCATCACCCTGGGTGACCTCAACCACCAAACCCTCCAGGCAGTTCTGGCGGACCAGCCCGCCTGCCATCTGCGCGAAGGCTTCGACCGCCTCCAAGTGCGCCATAGCCACTGCCAACAGTGTATGGGGGCAGACAGCCAAAACAAAACCCTCCTGCGCCAAGGAGCCTCCGCCCTTTATTTCAAAATATACAAACCCCTCCATGCACTCTTGGGAAAGCCCCTAGAAAATTAG
- a CDS encoding NYN domain-containing protein — MSTVLLVDGYNIIGAWPQLVRLKDQGDMEGAREQLVRDLIDFSHFRGWEVVVVFDAYGTTQALVREEAAGGLQIFYTAQFQTADTFIEQYSLELLRSGCEKLWVATSDRAQQILVQAQGAYIFSAERLGQEVHRAQREQQQHRSEKHSRKGRTLADRLDPKTRAQLLKLQQQLP; from the coding sequence ATGAGCACGGTCCTGCTCGTCGATGGCTATAACATCATCGGTGCCTGGCCGCAGCTAGTCCGACTGAAAGACCAAGGCGACATGGAGGGGGCGCGAGAACAATTGGTGCGCGACCTCATCGACTTCAGCCATTTTCGAGGCTGGGAAGTAGTAGTGGTCTTTGATGCTTATGGCACGACGCAGGCTTTGGTCCGCGAAGAAGCAGCGGGCGGATTACAAATTTTTTATACAGCCCAGTTTCAAACTGCGGATACATTTATTGAACAGTATTCTCTGGAGTTACTGCGCTCGGGGTGCGAAAAGCTGTGGGTGGCGACCTCTGACCGCGCCCAACAGATCCTGGTTCAAGCCCAAGGAGCCTATATCTTTTCGGCAGAACGTCTGGGGCAGGAGGTCCACCGGGCACAGCGCGAGCAGCAACAGCACCGCTCAGAAAAACATTCACGCAAGGGACGGACGCTAGCTGACCGCCTCGACCCCAAGACCCGCGCCCAACTGCTCAAGCTTCAGCAACAGCTTCCGTGA
- a CDS encoding chlorite dismutase family protein: MQSITPPATRLFTFVGGATGPWRVEHIHCIAGEPMTAASRLVVIPGTGAQPPQGSSWILRGITSNERYVVREEKSALVSKQEGLGRPDSKRAALIPIRKKAVWWALAQDERREIFEAQSRHIGIGMQYLPAIARRLHHCRDLGHEEPFDFLTWFEYASSDSAAFDELVKVLRASPEWEYVDREIDIRLVQEEV; encoded by the coding sequence ATGCAATCCATAACACCACCCGCAACTCGTCTGTTCACATTCGTCGGCGGTGCCACTGGACCGTGGCGCGTAGAGCACATCCATTGCATCGCTGGCGAACCAATGACCGCTGCTTCGAGGCTTGTAGTCATCCCAGGCACAGGAGCGCAGCCTCCACAAGGCAGTTCGTGGATACTCCGAGGGATTACCAGCAACGAGCGCTACGTTGTCCGCGAGGAGAAGTCAGCCCTCGTCAGTAAGCAAGAAGGTTTGGGTCGTCCAGATTCCAAGCGAGCCGCGCTCATACCAATCCGCAAGAAGGCGGTGTGGTGGGCACTTGCCCAAGACGAGAGGCGGGAGATCTTTGAGGCACAGTCGCGCCACATCGGAATCGGAATGCAGTACCTTCCTGCTATTGCCAGGAGGCTTCACCATTGCCGCGACCTGGGGCATGAAGAACCATTCGACTTTCTTACTTGGTTTGAGTACGCATCATCAGACTCAGCGGCTTTCGACGAACTTGTAAAGGTCTTGAGAGCTTCGCCAGAGTGGGAGTATGTTGACCGTGAAATCGATATCCGTCTTGTTCAAGAAGAGGTTTAA
- a CDS encoding PIN domain-containing protein, with product MRGLDTNVLVRYLVKDDLIQWQQASAYIKQAKVEDKPCFINNVVLCELTWVLGTSYKLSRNELMGVLEKILRTNTFDFENRSAAWWSVQQMKRGKADFADYLVGRINQEAGCSETASLDKKVKGIEGFKALL from the coding sequence GTGAGGGGGCTAGATACCAATGTCCTGGTGCGATATCTGGTGAAAGATGACCTGATCCAGTGGCAACAGGCCAGCGCTTATATTAAGCAGGCCAAAGTTGAGGACAAACCCTGCTTCATCAATAACGTTGTGTTGTGCGAACTGACCTGGGTATTAGGAACCTCATACAAACTCAGCCGCAATGAACTCATGGGCGTTCTAGAGAAGATCCTCAGAACCAACACCTTCGACTTTGAGAACAGGTCCGCTGCCTGGTGGTCGGTGCAGCAGATGAAGAGAGGGAAAGCGGATTTTGCTGATTATCTGGTCGGCAGGATCAACCAAGAGGCGGGTTGTAGCGAAACGGCCTCCTTAGATAAAAAAGTTAAAGGGATCGAAGGCTTCAAGGCACTGCTCTAG
- a CDS encoding type II toxin-antitoxin system HicB family antitoxin yields the protein MSNTMGYKGYTASMVFDPEDKIIVGRVIGIDDIISFHGESVTEFEANFHAVVDGYIAAVEVLGSAPEKPASGKLMLRIAPEVHAAALKAAARNGSSLNKWAEKALEAAARRV from the coding sequence ATGAGCAACACAATGGGCTACAAGGGCTACACCGCAAGCATGGTCTTCGATCCAGAAGACAAGATAATCGTCGGTCGGGTAATCGGTATCGACGACATTATCTCCTTTCATGGCGAGTCGGTCACAGAGTTCGAAGCCAACTTTCATGCTGTAGTTGACGGCTACATTGCTGCGGTTGAAGTGTTAGGAAGCGCCCCTGAGAAACCGGCAAGCGGCAAACTCATGCTTCGAATCGCACCTGAAGTCCATGCTGCGGCGCTGAAGGCTGCAGCCCGAAACGGCAGCAGTTTGAACAAGTGGGCTGAAAAGGCGCTCGAGGCCGCTGCACGTCGGGTTTGA
- a CDS encoding type II toxin-antitoxin system HicA family toxin — protein MTLHRPHPGKEALQYRVLPVRKFIERSGITP, from the coding sequence ATGACGCTTCATCGTCCCCATCCCGGCAAGGAGGCTCTACAATATCGAGTACTGCCGGTGCGCAAGTTCATCGAACGTTCGGGGATCACACCATGA
- the trpA gene encoding tryptophan synthase subunit alpha: MSIEETFTQLRARGEKALIPFITCGDPDLETSRQALFTLADYGADIIEVGVPYADPLADGPVIQAAATRALRRGTTPTQVLDLLAGVTAKIQTPLVLFSYYNPVLAVGPDAFIKAVAVAGVRGLVIPDLPLEESQEILALGAAHGVEVILLVAPTSPVERVTRIVEQSQGFVYLVSLTGTTGVRAVLSTLLPQRIALVRSLTAKPVAVGFGIATATQARQVADWGADGVIVGSACVRLLAETPAAERLEALAKFCQTLKEALRGSP; encoded by the coding sequence ATGAGTATTGAAGAAACGTTTACCCAGTTACGGGCGCGCGGTGAGAAGGCGCTGATTCCTTTTATCACCTGCGGTGACCCGGATCTAGAGACCAGCCGTCAGGCTCTCTTTACGTTGGCTGATTATGGTGCGGACATCATTGAGGTCGGGGTGCCCTATGCGGACCCCCTCGCCGATGGCCCAGTGATCCAAGCTGCCGCCACCCGAGCGTTGCGCCGGGGGACCACGCCTACGCAAGTGTTGGATCTGCTCGCTGGCGTGACCGCCAAAATCCAGACCCCCCTGGTTCTCTTCTCTTACTACAACCCGGTTCTGGCAGTCGGCCCGGACGCATTTATAAAAGCTGTGGCTGTGGCGGGTGTGCGGGGGCTGGTCATCCCCGATCTCCCCCTGGAAGAGTCTCAGGAAATCCTAGCGCTAGGGGCAGCCCATGGCGTCGAGGTGATCCTGCTTGTCGCGCCGACCAGCCCGGTAGAACGGGTAACCCGCATTGTGGAGCAGTCCCAGGGATTTGTTTATTTAGTTAGCCTCACGGGGACTACAGGGGTGCGTGCCGTCCTGTCCACGCTCCTCCCCCAGCGCATCGCCCTAGTGCGGAGTCTCACGGCAAAACCTGTCGCAGTAGGCTTCGGTATCGCCACCGCTACACAAGCCCGTCAGGTAGCGGACTGGGGAGCCGACGGTGTGATTGTAGGCAGTGCCTGTGTGCGCCTTTTAGCGGAAACCCCTGCTGCTGAACGCCTGGAGGCCCTAGCTAAGTTCTGCCAGACGCTCAAAGAAGCCCTACGTGGCAGCCCTTAA
- a CDS encoding AbrB/MazE/SpoVT family DNA-binding domain-containing protein, with translation MSVATVTSKGQTTIPKMIRELLNLHPGDRIDFVVGEDGKVYLQPLNVDVEELSGILNRPGMRPVSVEEMNQAIQLANRGLS, from the coding sequence ATGTCCGTAGCTACTGTGACTAGCAAAGGGCAGACCACCATTCCCAAGATGATTCGCGAACTCCTGAATTTACACCCAGGCGACCGCATCGATTTCGTTGTGGGGGAGGATGGCAAGGTGTATCTGCAACCCCTCAACGTAGATGTGGAGGAACTGTCCGGGATCCTAAACCGACCTGGAATGCGCCCAGTCTCGGTGGAAGAGATGAATCAGGCTATTCAACTAGCAAACCGAGGTCTGTCGTGA
- a CDS encoding SPOR domain-containing protein, which produces MRKRFLSSLVWILVVLCAVVPFQPLQAANERQIAATSSTYYVFVPAPHRSTLRKVKRVVPAAWMRRLEGQRYVQAGAFLDSIHAQDMVRTLKRRGFAAFINSRGLQTASAQAPTAPVRLAALGPLPAPPVASVSLARLPAIPVAQPAPYLSLTRVLVLSQDFARAAELQQQVPGAFRRQVGGRTYIQVGAFGKPENLSQMLQSLQTLGVPATVQKPEE; this is translated from the coding sequence ATGCGTAAGAGGTTTTTGAGCAGCTTGGTTTGGATTCTGGTCGTCTTGTGCGCAGTCGTGCCCTTTCAGCCGCTCCAGGCCGCCAATGAGCGTCAGATAGCCGCTACCAGCTCCACCTACTATGTCTTTGTCCCTGCTCCCCACCGCAGTACCCTGCGCAAGGTCAAGCGGGTGGTGCCTGCTGCCTGGATGCGCCGACTAGAGGGCCAGCGCTATGTCCAGGCAGGAGCGTTTCTAGACAGCATCCATGCCCAGGATATGGTGCGCACGCTGAAGCGTCGGGGATTTGCTGCTTTTATCAATTCGAGAGGACTCCAGACGGCTTCAGCTCAGGCTCCGACAGCCCCGGTGCGGCTTGCGGCTTTAGGGCCTCTGCCCGCCCCGCCTGTCGCTTCGGTCTCTCTGGCTCGTTTACCGGCTATTCCCGTGGCTCAGCCAGCTCCCTATTTATCGCTGACCCGTGTCCTTGTCCTATCCCAGGATTTTGCCCGCGCTGCCGAATTGCAGCAGCAGGTCCCAGGAGCCTTCCGTCGTCAGGTGGGGGGACGGACCTACATCCAGGTCGGGGCCTTTGGCAAACCGGAAAATCTCTCCCAAATGCTGCAAAGCCTTCAGACTTTAGGGGTACCTGCTACGGTCCAGAAACCAGAAGAGTGA
- a CDS encoding GNAT family N-acetyltransferase has protein sequence MIRETRPSDKEALLRIIEDSGQFDLDGLAHVEAALDGYFAEGSEAIWLTADDGEPVGVVYCNPEPVTSGTWNLLLLWTRKDREGQGFGSALVAQIEAALCIRGARLLIVETSGLPEFETARTFYSKCGFSQEARIQNFFADGDDKLIYTKMLTAG, from the coding sequence ATGATCCGCGAAACTCGCCCAAGCGACAAAGAAGCATTACTCAGAATCATTGAAGACAGCGGTCAGTTTGATTTGGATGGTCTTGCTCATGTCGAGGCAGCACTCGATGGCTACTTCGCTGAAGGTAGCGAAGCGATCTGGCTAACCGCAGATGACGGCGAGCCGGTAGGTGTCGTCTACTGCAACCCTGAGCCAGTCACGTCCGGCACCTGGAATCTACTCCTGCTCTGGACGCGCAAGGATCGGGAGGGTCAGGGCTTCGGGTCGGCTCTTGTGGCGCAGATCGAGGCAGCACTTTGCATTCGGGGCGCTCGATTGCTCATTGTTGAAACATCAGGGTTGCCGGAATTCGAGACTGCACGAACTTTCTACAGCAAGTGTGGCTTTTCGCAAGAAGCAAGAATCCAGAACTTCTTTGCAGACGGCGACGACAAGCTAATCTACACCAAGATGTTGACCGCAGGCTAA
- a CDS encoding GNAT family N-acetyltransferase, producing MSNNLQAGNPYEVRQAGLENQEAAFGLLQRFFEEEGFDTQQMHASLKVFLDHPSCAVFLVWQGAQPVGIATVNSSPSLEFGRYAEVEDLYVLPEMRSQGIGSALLRTAQAWCRAQECTQMAVVVTPESQSAHNLMSYYRAQGFQDTGRTILLYDLAASMP from the coding sequence GTGTCAAACAACTTGCAAGCAGGTAATCCTTACGAGGTCCGGCAAGCTGGCTTGGAGAATCAAGAAGCAGCCTTTGGTCTACTCCAGCGTTTCTTTGAGGAAGAGGGCTTTGACACGCAACAGATGCACGCGTCCCTCAAGGTTTTCTTAGACCACCCGAGTTGTGCTGTTTTTCTGGTCTGGCAGGGAGCGCAGCCCGTAGGAATTGCCACTGTTAACTCCAGTCCCAGCCTCGAATTTGGTCGTTACGCCGAGGTGGAAGACCTGTACGTACTACCTGAAATGCGCAGCCAGGGAATCGGAAGCGCCTTGCTCCGAACCGCACAAGCTTGGTGTCGTGCTCAAGAGTGTACACAAATGGCGGTAGTGGTGACGCCCGAGAGCCAATCGGCCCATAACCTGATGAGCTACTATCGAGCACAGGGGTTTCAGGATACAGGGCGCACGATTCTGCTCTATGACCTTGCTGCTTCTATGCCATGA
- a CDS encoding tetratricopeptide repeat protein, with protein MSTRTELYKAIIYECASAMSPEAIERILQEPLEQDNEGFDRYLRAFVAGEIPEAERIVPKKKLPRQATLEKVLSIWETLCLNTRRNNILDQLAEQLVRAPFGTEIGRLIAALDPHETAYTDFDFGRPRRIVEFTTLLRERIPPTTTEPGKFNSLDSLINGCTRGVVGASEIHQAILDWIYEPQGSRISFSLVESPWAVWSRGLSHEVLKNLFAALAKGKLQEYVQVNLALFDAQLWLEFTLVLRYAELTLLQVFEQRVMSGREGDRLAAATYLTFVGIWSELSYALQAQDSFLAEPSYQVSLQVLRSFAQKSYFPLFGPVLVSLSGAALAEVLTLQKVHAVEDSLEMAKIYNLLGCAFRYGGQFAEAVRHLERAVELAQRYGDTATEAACYANWGWTLTDWGRPREALVLAERALVLVRTVGYRPGEAYTLAALGHALEGIHRYSEAIDYLNRALTLARDLEDSLAQALSLLGLGLVYAATERYTEAVDTLAEARSTSVRSRDLAVVGQVCLALANAHKALHNYSLAISEGVQALLVLHRIQSPRWRGAGGLLVVLRGQMGEEQFETTLTQVTDELEQHARTPLLPQIKALMEEFARS; from the coding sequence ATGAGCACCCGTACCGAACTTTACAAGGCGATTATCTATGAATGCGCTTCTGCCATGTCCCCTGAGGCCATTGAGCGCATCCTTCAGGAGCCGTTAGAGCAGGATAACGAAGGCTTTGACCGCTATCTCAGAGCCTTTGTGGCGGGAGAAATTCCCGAGGCCGAGCGGATAGTTCCCAAGAAAAAACTCCCGCGCCAAGCCACCCTCGAAAAGGTGCTCAGTATCTGGGAAACCCTATGCCTCAATACCCGCCGCAACAATATTTTGGACCAACTGGCTGAACAGCTCGTCCGGGCTCCCTTCGGCACGGAGATTGGACGGCTGATAGCGGCGCTGGACCCCCATGAAACGGCGTACACAGACTTCGATTTCGGACGACCCCGACGTATTGTCGAATTCACCACCCTGCTACGCGAGCGCATCCCGCCCACCACAACGGAGCCTGGAAAATTTAACAGTCTCGACAGTCTCATCAATGGCTGCACCCGTGGCGTTGTGGGGGCTAGTGAAATTCATCAGGCCATCCTCGACTGGATCTATGAACCCCAGGGTTCGCGTATCAGTTTTTCTTTGGTGGAGAGTCCTTGGGCGGTCTGGAGCCGGGGGCTTTCCCATGAGGTCCTCAAGAACCTCTTTGCAGCACTAGCTAAAGGTAAGCTCCAGGAATATGTGCAAGTCAATTTGGCCCTGTTCGATGCCCAACTGTGGTTGGAGTTTACCCTGGTCCTGCGCTATGCCGAGTTGACGCTCCTCCAGGTTTTTGAGCAGCGGGTCATGTCTGGGCGTGAGGGGGACCGACTGGCGGCGGCGACCTACCTGACTTTTGTCGGGATCTGGTCTGAGTTGAGCTACGCGCTCCAAGCTCAGGATTCCTTCCTGGCTGAGCCCAGCTATCAAGTGAGTTTACAGGTACTCAGGAGTTTCGCGCAGAAATCCTATTTCCCGCTTTTCGGACCCGTCCTAGTGAGTTTGAGCGGAGCGGCTCTAGCAGAGGTCCTGACCCTCCAGAAGGTTCATGCGGTCGAGGATTCTTTGGAGATGGCGAAAATTTACAACCTCCTGGGCTGTGCTTTTCGCTATGGGGGGCAGTTTGCCGAAGCTGTCCGCCATCTGGAGCGAGCGGTCGAACTTGCCCAACGCTATGGTGACACGGCCACGGAGGCTGCCTGTTATGCCAACTGGGGCTGGACTTTGACCGACTGGGGCCGCCCGCGCGAAGCGCTCGTTCTTGCTGAGCGAGCGCTCGTCTTGGTCCGCACTGTGGGCTATCGTCCCGGTGAAGCCTATACCCTGGCTGCTCTCGGCCACGCGTTAGAGGGCATTCACCGCTATAGCGAAGCCATCGATTACCTCAACCGAGCGCTCACCCTGGCTCGGGACCTAGAGGATAGCCTTGCTCAAGCGCTGAGTCTGTTGGGTCTAGGTCTGGTCTACGCGGCGACAGAGCGCTATACCGAGGCTGTTGACACCCTGGCGGAAGCCCGGTCCACGAGCGTGCGTAGCCGGGATTTGGCGGTCGTGGGTCAGGTCTGCCTCGCGCTCGCCAACGCCCACAAAGCCCTACACAACTATTCCCTGGCGATCAGTGAAGGGGTCCAAGCGCTGCTTGTGCTCCACCGCATCCAATCCCCGCGTTGGCGCGGTGCAGGAGGACTTTTGGTGGTGTTGCGCGGTCAGATGGGGGAAGAACAGTTTGAAACCACCCTCACGCAGGTCACCGATGAGCTTGAGCAACATGCCCGTACTCCACTGCTGCCGCAGATCAAGGCGCTGATGGAAGAATTCGCCCGCTCCTAA